Proteins encoded by one window of Halomonas sp. Bachu 37:
- a CDS encoding RNA methyltransferase has product MLDRIRIVLVQTFHPGNIGASARAMKTMGLRDLVLVNPRSFPDAEATRLAAGASDLVEQARVTSSLDEAVKDCVQVVGASARLRAMPLPHYEEPDEMARSLVTNAATGPVALVFGRERSGLTNDEIRHCSHQVSIPADPEYGILNLSQAVQILAYETHRAWRQRQDSGFVYQQRQEDTPPTREQLEHFQAHLSRVMQQSGFLTQPHARTEQQLQALFARAEPSRKELSLLRGLLSAVEPKQS; this is encoded by the coding sequence ATGCTTGACCGCATTCGTATCGTTCTCGTGCAGACCTTTCACCCCGGCAACATCGGCGCCTCGGCGCGCGCCATGAAAACCATGGGGCTACGGGATCTCGTTCTCGTCAACCCGCGCAGTTTCCCCGACGCCGAAGCCACCCGGCTGGCGGCGGGAGCCAGTGACCTGGTCGAACAGGCCAGAGTGACAAGTTCACTGGATGAGGCGGTAAAGGATTGCGTTCAGGTAGTCGGCGCCAGTGCGCGTTTGCGAGCCATGCCGCTACCCCATTATGAAGAACCCGATGAGATGGCACGCTCCCTGGTGACCAATGCCGCCACCGGACCGGTGGCCCTAGTGTTTGGCCGGGAGCGCTCGGGCCTGACCAATGACGAGATCCGCCATTGCAGCCACCAAGTCAGCATACCCGCCGATCCCGAGTACGGCATTCTCAACCTGTCCCAGGCCGTGCAGATTCTGGCCTACGAAACCCACCGCGCCTGGCGCCAACGCCAGGATAGCGGCTTTGTCTATCAGCAACGCCAGGAAGACACCCCGCCCACCCGCGAGCAGCTCGAGCATTTCCAGGCGCACCTTTCCCGGGTAATGCAGCAGAGCGGCTTTCTTACCCAACCGCATGCCCGTACCGAGCAGCAGCTCCAGGCCCTGTTTGCCCGGGCCGAGCCCAGCCGCAAGGAGCTCTCGTTGCTGCGCGGTCTGTTGAGTGCGGTAGAACCCAAGCAGTCCTGA
- the groL gene encoding chaperonin GroEL (60 kDa chaperone family; promotes refolding of misfolded polypeptides especially under stressful conditions; forms two stacked rings of heptamers to form a barrel-shaped 14mer; ends can be capped by GroES; misfolded proteins enter the barrel where they are refolded when GroES binds), which translates to MAAKQVKFSDDARKRMARGVDVLANAVKATLGPKGRNVVLDKSFGSPTVTKDGVSVAKEIELKDKFENMGAQMVKEVASQTSDVAGDGTTTATVLAHAIITEGLKGVTAGMNPMDLKRGIDQAVNAAVKEIRELAVPCTDSKAIAQVGTISANGDKRIGEIIAEAMEKVGKEGVITVDEGRGFEDELEVVEGMQFDRGYLSPYFVTNQDTMAVELEDPYLLLVDKKISNIRELLPVLEAVAKAGKPLVIIAEDIEGEALATLVVNTMRGIVKVAAAKAPGFGDRRKAMLQDIAILTNGTVISEEVGLTLEQTNLDHLGTAKRVTMSKENTTIIDGAGNEGDIEARVSQIRTQIEDTSSDYDKEKLQERVAKLAGGVAVIRVGAATEVEMKEKKARVEDALHSTRAAVEEGVVPGGGTALIRVLTKVSGLTGDNEDQNHGINMALRAMESPLRQIVTNAGVEAAVVINRIKDGEGNFGYNAQTGEYGDLFEMGVLDPAKVTRSALQSAGSVAGLMITTECMIADDPDEKDAGPDMGGMGGMGGMGGMM; encoded by the coding sequence ATGGCAGCTAAACAAGTCAAGTTCTCCGATGACGCTCGCAAGCGCATGGCGCGCGGTGTAGACGTTCTGGCCAACGCGGTTAAAGCCACCTTGGGTCCGAAGGGGCGCAACGTGGTGTTGGACAAGTCTTTCGGCTCCCCCACCGTCACCAAGGACGGTGTTTCCGTAGCCAAGGAAATCGAACTGAAGGACAAGTTCGAGAACATGGGCGCGCAGATGGTCAAGGAAGTCGCTTCACAGACTTCCGACGTTGCCGGTGACGGTACCACCACCGCTACCGTGCTGGCCCATGCCATCATCACCGAAGGCTTGAAGGGCGTGACCGCGGGCATGAACCCGATGGACCTCAAGCGCGGAATCGACCAGGCCGTCAACGCGGCGGTCAAGGAAATCCGTGAGCTGGCCGTACCGTGCACCGACTCCAAGGCCATCGCCCAGGTGGGCACCATTTCCGCCAACGGCGACAAGCGCATCGGTGAAATCATCGCCGAAGCCATGGAAAAAGTCGGCAAGGAAGGCGTCATCACCGTCGATGAAGGTCGCGGCTTTGAAGACGAGCTGGAAGTCGTTGAAGGCATGCAGTTCGACCGTGGCTACCTGTCGCCCTACTTCGTGACCAACCAGGACACCATGGCGGTGGAACTGGAAGACCCGTACCTGCTGCTGGTCGACAAGAAGATTTCCAATATCCGTGAGCTATTGCCGGTACTGGAAGCCGTCGCCAAGGCGGGCAAGCCGCTGGTGATCATCGCCGAAGACATCGAAGGCGAAGCTCTGGCTACCTTGGTGGTGAACACCATGCGCGGTATCGTCAAGGTTGCGGCAGCCAAGGCGCCCGGCTTCGGTGATCGTCGCAAGGCCATGCTGCAGGATATCGCCATCCTGACCAACGGCACCGTGATCTCCGAGGAAGTCGGCCTGACCCTCGAGCAGACCAACCTGGATCACCTGGGTACCGCCAAGCGCGTAACCATGTCCAAGGAAAACACCACCATCATCGATGGTGCCGGCAATGAAGGTGACATCGAAGCACGTGTCAGCCAGATTCGCACGCAAATCGAAGACACCTCGTCCGACTACGACAAGGAAAAACTGCAGGAGCGCGTGGCCAAGCTGGCCGGCGGTGTTGCCGTCATCCGCGTCGGTGCCGCGACCGAAGTGGAAATGAAAGAGAAGAAGGCCCGCGTTGAAGATGCCCTGCACTCCACCCGTGCCGCAGTGGAAGAAGGTGTCGTGCCTGGTGGTGGTACCGCGCTGATCCGCGTACTGACCAAGGTCAGCGGCCTGACCGGCGACAACGAAGACCAGAATCATGGCATCAACATGGCGCTGCGTGCCATGGAATCTCCGCTGCGCCAGATCGTCACCAACGCCGGTGTAGAAGCAGCCGTAGTCATCAACCGCATCAAGGATGGAGAAGGAAACTTCGGTTACAACGCCCAGACTGGTGAATACGGCGACCTGTTCGAAATGGGTGTACTCGACCCCGCCAAGGTGACCCGTTCTGCGCTGCAGTCCGCTGGTTCCGTCGCCGGTCTGATGATCACCACCGAGTGCATGATCGCTGACGACCCCGATGAGAAAGACGCCGGCCCGGACATGGGCGGCATGGGTGGAATGGGAGGCATGGGCGGCATGATGTGA
- a CDS encoding bifunctional enoyl-CoA hydratase/phosphate acetyltransferase: MTQKSENEFIENRTFDEIQIGEQASLEKRLTMEDIKLFAIMSGDINPAHVDDDFAKSSRFQEVIAHGMWGGALISTVLGTQLPGPGTVYLGQTLKFKAPVTLGDVLKVSVKVTAKDADRYQVSFDCWCENQTGKVVIEGEARVVAPREKIKRPRTVLPQVRLTERGRLHEILSAADHPAPVAMAVVHPVDEVSIMGAYEAWEHGLIVPVLIGPKAKVLAAADNVAIDISAFELIDVPHSHAAAEKAVALAYEGRVQGLMKGALHTDELLREVLKRKGGLRTERCISHVMAFDVPTYPRPLFITDAAINIAPDLNQKRDIVQNAIELAHALGNNNPNVAILSAVETINPKIASTLDAAALCKMAERGQITGGTLDGPLAFDNAVSEAAAETKHIASPVAGRADILVAPDLEAANMLMKQLTYLADATGAGLVVGARVPIVLTSRADAAITRMASCALALLLVAYQDKPKGMAVPGDKP; the protein is encoded by the coding sequence ATGACGCAAAAAAGCGAAAACGAGTTCATCGAGAATCGCACCTTCGATGAAATTCAAATAGGCGAACAGGCCTCGCTGGAGAAACGCTTGACCATGGAGGATATCAAGCTCTTCGCGATCATGTCCGGGGACATCAATCCGGCCCACGTAGACGATGATTTTGCCAAGAGCAGTCGTTTCCAGGAAGTCATTGCCCATGGCATGTGGGGCGGCGCCCTGATCTCCACTGTGCTGGGCACGCAATTGCCAGGGCCGGGGACCGTGTATCTGGGCCAGACACTCAAGTTCAAGGCTCCCGTTACCCTCGGCGATGTGCTCAAGGTCTCCGTCAAGGTGACGGCCAAGGATGCCGACAGGTATCAGGTGAGCTTCGATTGCTGGTGCGAGAATCAGACCGGCAAGGTGGTCATTGAAGGCGAGGCGCGAGTCGTGGCGCCGCGAGAGAAAATTAAGCGGCCGCGCACGGTTCTTCCTCAGGTCAGGCTGACCGAACGCGGGCGCCTGCACGAGATTTTGAGTGCCGCTGATCACCCCGCGCCAGTGGCCATGGCCGTAGTACATCCGGTGGATGAGGTCTCGATCATGGGCGCTTACGAGGCCTGGGAGCATGGCTTGATCGTACCGGTACTGATCGGGCCGAAAGCCAAGGTATTAGCGGCAGCGGACAACGTGGCAATCGATATCTCGGCTTTTGAGCTCATCGATGTGCCCCACAGCCATGCGGCGGCGGAAAAGGCAGTCGCCCTGGCCTATGAGGGCCGGGTACAGGGATTGATGAAAGGCGCCCTGCATACCGACGAGCTGCTTCGCGAGGTGCTCAAGCGCAAGGGTGGCCTGCGTACCGAACGCTGTATCAGCCATGTGATGGCATTTGATGTGCCGACCTATCCGCGTCCATTGTTCATTACCGATGCCGCCATCAACATCGCCCCGGACCTGAACCAGAAGCGCGATATCGTGCAGAATGCGATCGAATTGGCGCACGCACTGGGAAATAACAATCCCAATGTGGCCATCCTCTCCGCGGTGGAAACCATCAACCCCAAGATCGCCTCCACTCTGGACGCGGCGGCGCTGTGCAAGATGGCCGAACGGGGCCAAATCACTGGCGGCACCCTGGATGGCCCCTTGGCGTTCGATAATGCCGTCTCTGAAGCAGCCGCCGAGACCAAGCATATCGCTTCGCCGGTGGCGGGGCGCGCCGATATCCTGGTAGCACCCGACCTTGAAGCCGCCAATATGCTCATGAAACAACTGACATATCTGGCCGATGCCACCGGAGCGGGCCTGGTGGTCGGCGCGCGGGTCCCGATCGTGCTGACCAGCCGGGCCGACGCCGCCATCACGCGAATGGCGTCTTGCGCTCTGGCGCTGTTGCTGGTGGCCTATCAAGACAAACCCAAGGGAATGGCGGTACCAGGTGACAAGCCATGA
- a CDS encoding FxsA family protein: MPILLFISLFTLLDFVVLFSVGSQIGLWITLLLVLLTGVAGLHLIRREGVATLARARQRMANGELPSGELLTGAALIFGGALLLAPGFLSDALGFACLIPNARKMMVKVLTWLGLRASAPSRQPPPGQEQTADDDWQSSRNRSRASSSSRQQQESSDAQDGTPLEGDFISRDEPSRRR, encoded by the coding sequence ATGCCTATACTATTGTTCATCTCTCTATTTACCCTACTCGATTTCGTCGTGCTGTTTTCGGTTGGGAGCCAGATCGGCCTCTGGATCACCCTTTTACTGGTACTACTCACGGGTGTAGCGGGTCTTCACCTGATACGCCGAGAGGGAGTGGCCACCTTGGCCCGCGCCCGCCAGCGCATGGCCAACGGTGAGCTTCCTTCTGGCGAGCTCTTGACTGGCGCAGCTCTTATCTTCGGCGGGGCTTTGCTGTTGGCACCGGGATTCCTGTCCGATGCCCTGGGCTTTGCCTGTCTGATTCCCAATGCTCGCAAGATGATGGTCAAGGTACTCACTTGGCTGGGGTTACGTGCCTCTGCTCCTTCTCGGCAACCCCCGCCCGGACAAGAGCAAACCGCCGATGACGACTGGCAATCAAGCCGTAATCGCAGCCGAGCCTCCAGCAGCTCACGGCAGCAACAGGAATCAAGCGATGCACAAGACGGCACACCGCTGGAAGGGGACTTCATCAGCCGCGACGAGCCGTCTCGCCGCCGCTGA
- the umpB gene encoding Na,Li,K/H(+) antiporter subunit UmpB has protein sequence MALAEVLWSTLLDILPIIAIIFGFQFLVIRRKIKRLRQVIMGFLMVWVGLSLFLVGLENALFPMGELMAKQLTDESFLPSVAEGVQRHWSDYYWVYLFAFTIGASTTIAEPSLIAVSIKAGEISGGTIDPLMLRVSVALGMAFGITLGSWRIVMGWPLQWFVLGTYVLVIIQTLRSPRAIIPLAFDSGGVTTSTITVPIIAALGLGLASAIPGRSPLMDGFGMIALACLFPIITVMGYAQLAQWRSRRQRQEANGIPTVPEE, from the coding sequence ATGGCTTTGGCTGAAGTTCTCTGGAGTACCCTACTCGATATTCTACCTATCATAGCCATAATCTTCGGCTTTCAGTTTCTTGTCATTCGAAGAAAAATCAAACGCCTACGGCAAGTAATCATGGGTTTCCTGATGGTCTGGGTGGGGCTATCCCTGTTTCTTGTGGGGCTCGAAAATGCGCTTTTTCCCATGGGTGAGCTTATGGCGAAGCAACTCACCGATGAGTCCTTCCTGCCCAGCGTGGCGGAAGGCGTTCAGCGCCACTGGAGCGACTATTATTGGGTCTATCTTTTTGCTTTCACCATCGGGGCCAGCACGACCATAGCCGAGCCCTCACTGATTGCCGTTTCCATCAAGGCAGGGGAGATTTCCGGGGGCACCATCGATCCTCTGATGCTCCGTGTTTCCGTCGCACTCGGCATGGCTTTCGGCATCACCCTGGGCTCATGGCGTATCGTGATGGGCTGGCCGCTGCAGTGGTTTGTGCTGGGTACCTATGTTCTAGTGATCATACAGACACTACGCTCTCCCCGAGCCATCATTCCCTTGGCGTTTGATTCCGGCGGGGTCACTACCTCCACCATCACGGTACCCATCATTGCCGCACTGGGCTTGGGGTTAGCCAGCGCCATTCCTGGGCGCAGCCCGTTGATGGACGGATTCGGCATGATCGCTCTGGCATGCCTGTTCCCGATTATTACCGTGATGGGTTACGCCCAGCTGGCGCAATGGCGTAGTCGACGTCAACGCCAAGAAGCAAACGGCATCCCCACGGTGCCGGAAGAATAG
- a CDS encoding co-chaperone GroES, whose protein sequence is MNIRPLHDRVVIRRVEEEQKTAGGIVLPGNAQEKPTRGEVLAVGNGRILESGDVRPLDVKPGDNVIFKDGFGVEKQKIDGEEVLIMSESDILAVVEG, encoded by the coding sequence ATGAATATCCGTCCTTTGCACGATCGCGTCGTTATCCGTCGCGTGGAAGAAGAGCAGAAAACCGCTGGCGGCATCGTGCTTCCGGGCAATGCGCAGGAAAAGCCCACTCGCGGTGAAGTACTCGCCGTCGGTAATGGCCGGATTCTGGAAAGCGGTGATGTGCGTCCGCTGGACGTCAAGCCCGGCGACAACGTGATTTTCAAGGATGGCTTCGGCGTCGAGAAGCAGAAGATCGACGGTGAAGAAGTTCTGATCATGAGCGAATCCGACATTCTTGCTGTGGTTGAAGGCTGA
- a CDS encoding DUF1538 domain-containing protein, with amino-acid sequence MELVFSLLRQMRDSLRDLAPVVLVIGFFQLVVIRQPLPDTLALGDLVLGLLFVVVGLTLFIKGLELGLFPLGEGLAKAFVKKGSIGWLLLFSFALGFGSAVAEPALIAVASRASEVVSQGGLIPSSSSAQQTFATTLRLVVALSVGTAVLVGVVRIFKGWPLHLMIIGGYILVSILTLFAPDEIVGIAYDAGGFTVTTITIPLITALGVGLASAIKGRNPMLDGFGLIAFASVMPIIFVLLFGIFGLGLVAGDY; translated from the coding sequence ATGGAATTGGTTTTCTCCTTGTTACGCCAGATGCGCGACAGTCTTCGTGATCTGGCTCCCGTCGTGCTGGTAATAGGCTTCTTTCAGTTGGTCGTCATCCGCCAGCCGTTGCCTGATACCTTGGCCCTCGGTGACCTGGTGCTGGGCCTGTTATTCGTCGTCGTGGGTCTAACGCTATTCATCAAGGGACTGGAGCTGGGCCTTTTTCCCTTGGGCGAAGGGCTGGCCAAGGCGTTTGTGAAAAAAGGTTCTATCGGTTGGTTACTGCTTTTCTCGTTTGCCCTGGGGTTTGGTTCCGCCGTCGCGGAGCCTGCACTGATCGCGGTCGCGTCACGTGCCAGTGAAGTCGTCTCTCAAGGAGGGCTCATTCCGTCTTCTTCAAGTGCGCAACAAACGTTCGCCACCACTTTGCGCTTGGTAGTCGCCCTTTCAGTGGGGACTGCCGTGTTAGTGGGTGTGGTTCGTATTTTCAAAGGCTGGCCGCTCCACTTGATGATTATCGGCGGCTATATCCTGGTATCGATATTGACACTTTTCGCTCCCGATGAAATCGTCGGCATTGCCTACGATGCCGGCGGTTTCACGGTCACTACCATAACGATTCCCTTGATCACCGCCCTGGGTGTCGGTCTTGCTTCCGCCATCAAGGGACGCAACCCCATGCTGGATGGCTTTGGTCTGATCGCCTTTGCTTCGGTGATGCCGATCATTTTCGTGTTGCTTTTCGGCATTTTCGGGCTTGGCCTGGTAGCAGGAGATTATTGA
- a CDS encoding MFS transporter has protein sequence MTTLRRHSLLLLVLGSLVISMAMGLRHGFGLFLEPMSSEFGWGRGVFAFALALQNLIWGLTQPFTGALADRFGAARVIVIGGTLYALGLLMMGFSSSALGMTLSAGILIGLGLSGTTFSVILGAVGRAVPAEKRSMAMGIVSAAGSFGQFAMLPGTLGLLEWLGWSAALLVMGGMATLMLPLGAMVKDTPTARQAGELGLRDALNEAAGERGFWLLCLGFFVCGFQVVFIAVHLPGYLFDNGLAVQVGSTVLALVGLFNIFGTYLAGWLGGRFSKPRLLSWLYLIRGVVITAFVFLPLSPASAYLFGIAIGLLWLSTVPLTNGIVASVFGVRHLSMLGGIVFLFHQLGSFMGVWLGGFLYDITGNYDTVWKIAILLSVIAAALHWFINEAPLRREPSLQATS, from the coding sequence ATGACCACGCTCCGTCGCCATTCGCTCTTGCTGCTTGTGCTGGGCAGCCTCGTCATCTCCATGGCCATGGGCTTACGCCATGGTTTTGGCCTGTTTCTCGAGCCCATGAGTAGCGAATTCGGCTGGGGACGAGGGGTATTTGCCTTCGCCCTGGCGCTGCAGAACCTGATCTGGGGACTGACCCAGCCGTTTACCGGTGCCTTGGCAGACCGCTTCGGCGCGGCCCGCGTCATCGTCATCGGAGGTACTCTATACGCTCTCGGACTGCTGATGATGGGCTTTTCAAGCTCGGCGCTCGGCATGACCTTGAGCGCGGGGATATTGATCGGGCTGGGTCTTTCGGGCACCACTTTCTCGGTCATCCTGGGGGCCGTGGGTCGCGCGGTGCCTGCGGAAAAGCGCAGCATGGCGATGGGTATCGTCAGCGCCGCCGGGTCGTTCGGTCAGTTTGCCATGCTGCCCGGCACCCTGGGTCTGCTGGAGTGGCTGGGCTGGTCGGCGGCGCTGCTGGTCATGGGGGGCATGGCCACCCTGATGCTGCCGCTAGGCGCCATGGTCAAGGACACGCCCACCGCACGCCAGGCCGGCGAGCTAGGCCTACGCGATGCCTTGAACGAAGCCGCCGGTGAGCGCGGCTTCTGGCTGCTGTGCCTGGGCTTTTTCGTCTGCGGATTTCAGGTGGTGTTCATTGCCGTCCACCTGCCAGGCTATCTCTTCGACAATGGTCTGGCCGTCCAGGTCGGCAGCACTGTGCTGGCCCTGGTAGGGCTTTTCAATATCTTCGGCACTTACCTGGCGGGATGGCTCGGGGGACGATTCTCGAAACCGCGCTTGCTGAGCTGGTTGTACCTGATTCGCGGCGTGGTGATCACCGCCTTTGTCTTCCTTCCCTTGAGTCCGGCGAGCGCTTACCTGTTCGGTATCGCCATAGGGCTTCTGTGGCTTTCCACGGTTCCCTTGACCAATGGCATCGTCGCCTCGGTCTTTGGCGTGCGCCACCTTTCGATGCTGGGCGGCATTGTTTTTCTCTTCCACCAGTTGGGTTCGTTCATGGGCGTCTGGTTGGGGGGCTTTCTCTACGATATCACCGGCAATTATGACACGGTCTGGAAGATAGCCATCCTGCTCTCGGTGATCGCCGCCGCGCTGCACTGGTTCATCAACGAGGCCCCGTTGCGTCGCGAGCCTTCGCTACAGGCTACGTCATGA
- a CDS encoding acetate/propionate family kinase, whose product MKDILVINSGSSSIKFALYQHEPAGNERGFDGLCLRYQGHLSGIGSGRPPGLSLKDERGETIDAPRGLVSQKRLDHHGAIDGLIGWVERQGLANLSAVGHRIVHGGRSYHTPMVLDAEVIRDLEAFIPLAPLHQPYGLEPAKRLAELRPGLPQVACFDTAFHTTQPRVAREFALPRELTDKGLIRYGFHGLSYDYINRVLPDHLAGAPGERVIVAHLGNGASMCAIKDGRSITSTMGFTAVEGLTMGTRCGSLDPGLVLHLIDQEGMNTQQVSELLYKRSGLLGMSGISSDMRELLESPTPEARDAIALFVHRIVREIGSLAAAMGGLDQLVFTAGIGERAVAVRQAVGEQSRWLGIELDDQANACNATKVSSEASRVGVWVIPTDEERMIAWYTANHLQQSASA is encoded by the coding sequence ATGAAGGACATCCTGGTCATCAATAGCGGTTCCTCGAGTATCAAGTTCGCCTTGTATCAGCATGAGCCGGCCGGCAACGAAAGGGGGTTCGACGGGTTGTGCCTGCGTTATCAGGGTCATCTCTCGGGCATTGGCAGCGGCCGCCCGCCTGGCTTGTCCTTGAAGGATGAGCGGGGGGAGACGATTGACGCGCCTCGTGGGCTGGTTTCGCAAAAGCGACTCGATCATCACGGCGCCATCGACGGCCTGATCGGCTGGGTGGAACGACAAGGGCTCGCCAACTTGTCTGCCGTGGGCCACCGGATCGTTCATGGAGGACGAAGCTATCATACGCCGATGGTGCTGGATGCCGAGGTGATTCGAGACCTGGAAGCCTTCATTCCCCTGGCACCGCTACATCAGCCGTATGGCCTCGAACCCGCCAAGCGTCTGGCCGAACTGCGTCCCGGTCTACCCCAGGTAGCGTGCTTCGACACAGCGTTTCACACCACCCAGCCCCGGGTCGCGCGTGAGTTCGCCCTGCCTCGCGAGCTCACCGACAAGGGCCTGATCCGGTACGGTTTTCATGGTCTTTCGTATGACTACATCAACCGTGTACTGCCGGATCACCTGGCGGGGGCGCCTGGCGAGCGAGTTATCGTGGCGCACCTGGGAAACGGTGCCAGCATGTGCGCGATCAAGGACGGCAGGAGCATCACCTCCACCATGGGATTCACCGCTGTGGAAGGCCTCACCATGGGGACGCGCTGCGGCAGCCTTGATCCTGGTCTGGTACTTCATCTCATCGATCAGGAAGGGATGAATACGCAACAAGTGAGCGAGCTGCTATACAAGCGCTCGGGCCTGCTGGGGATGTCGGGCATCAGCAGCGACATGCGCGAGCTGCTGGAGAGCCCGACGCCTGAAGCCCGCGATGCCATTGCCCTGTTCGTTCACCGTATCGTTCGCGAAATCGGCAGCTTGGCCGCCGCCATGGGAGGGCTGGACCAACTTGTCTTCACTGCGGGCATCGGCGAGCGTGCGGTGGCCGTGCGTCAGGCGGTGGGAGAGCAGAGCCGCTGGCTGGGCATCGAGCTGGATGACCAGGCCAATGCTTGCAATGCCACAAAGGTTTCCTCCGAGGCCAGCCGTGTCGGGGTCTGGGTGATTCCTACCGACGAGGAGCGCATGATCGCCTGGTATACGGCCAATCATCTTCAGCAATCGGCTTCAGCATAG
- a CDS encoding Na+/H+ antiporter family protein: MNAVILAVLVMVALSLARVSVVFALVAGALVGGVAGGLSLEQTLEAFNDGVGGGAQVALAYATLGAFAVAVSRSGLPDMLARKLIALLGHEASAAHQNRVKMILLVAVVMMAIASQNVIPVHIAFIPILIPPLLKVMNQLNLDRRAIACALTFGLTAPYMLLPVGFGAIFLNDILLENLNSAGESLGLSITRGMVPMAMLIPVGGMALGLIVALTLSYRRPRTYQALEVTAVESPTSTATPQAPHRMGLIMSGAAIVSALGIQLYTGSMILGGLVGLALLSVGGIFKWREADDLFTSGMRMMALIGFIMISAAGFAEVMKATGEIDALVGNAFALFGDNRGLAALVMLLVGLFITLGIGSSFSTIPIIAAIFVPLAVQFGFSPMATVALVGTAAALGDAGSPASDSTLGPTSGLNVDRQHDHIWDSVVPTFLHYNLPLIGFGWLAAMTL; this comes from the coding sequence ATGAATGCAGTCATTCTTGCAGTGTTGGTGATGGTCGCGCTTTCCCTGGCCCGTGTCTCGGTGGTATTTGCCCTGGTGGCAGGTGCGCTGGTGGGAGGAGTGGCCGGCGGCCTCTCTCTCGAACAAACCCTGGAAGCATTCAACGACGGGGTAGGTGGGGGTGCCCAGGTCGCGCTGGCGTATGCCACGCTGGGGGCGTTCGCCGTAGCAGTCTCGCGCTCGGGACTACCCGACATGCTGGCGCGCAAGTTGATCGCTCTACTGGGGCACGAGGCATCCGCCGCGCACCAGAATCGCGTCAAGATGATTCTGCTGGTGGCCGTGGTAATGATGGCCATCGCATCGCAAAACGTCATCCCCGTGCATATCGCTTTTATCCCCATTCTGATCCCGCCGCTGCTGAAGGTGATGAACCAGCTCAACCTGGACCGTCGCGCAATCGCTTGTGCGCTGACTTTCGGCTTGACGGCCCCTTACATGCTGCTGCCGGTGGGGTTTGGCGCGATCTTTCTCAACGATATCCTGTTGGAAAATCTCAATAGCGCCGGTGAGTCGCTGGGCTTGTCCATTACCCGTGGAATGGTGCCGATGGCGATGCTGATTCCGGTGGGAGGCATGGCTTTGGGGCTGATCGTGGCGCTTACCTTGAGCTATCGCCGACCACGCACCTATCAGGCCTTGGAAGTTACGGCGGTGGAGTCACCGACTTCCACCGCCACGCCACAGGCACCGCATCGAATGGGGCTGATCATGTCCGGGGCTGCGATCGTGTCGGCGCTGGGTATCCAACTCTATACCGGCTCGATGATTCTGGGTGGGCTGGTCGGCCTCGCACTGCTCTCCGTGGGCGGTATCTTCAAGTGGCGAGAAGCCGACGATCTCTTTACCAGCGGCATGCGCATGATGGCGCTGATCGGCTTCATCATGATTTCCGCGGCGGGATTTGCGGAGGTGATGAAAGCCACAGGCGAGATCGATGCTCTCGTAGGCAATGCCTTCGCGCTATTCGGTGACAACCGTGGTTTGGCGGCCCTGGTCATGCTGCTGGTAGGGCTATTCATTACCCTGGGTATCGGGTCGTCGTTCTCGACCATTCCCATCATCGCAGCCATCTTCGTGCCGTTGGCCGTGCAGTTCGGCTTCTCGCCGATGGCGACCGTGGCGCTGGTGGGCACTGCGGCCGCCTTGGGCGATGCCGGCTCGCCCGCATCCGACTCGACCCTGGGGCCGACCTCGGGATTGAATGTCGACCGCCAGCATGACCACATCTGGGATAGCGTGGTACCGACCTTTCTGCACTATAACCTGCCCTTGATCGGCTTCGGCTGGCTTGCGGCAATGACGCTCTAA